The genomic region GGGCGACTGGGGCCGGAGCCAGCGGCGGACCCAAGACGGTCGAGCCGGCCTCGGCCGAGCCGGAGCGCCACGTGAGGACGCCATCGTTCTCGCCGACCTTGTCAGCGACGTGTTCTTGCAGGTCGTCGCGGATGTCGGCAGGGTTCCACTTCGCTCCGGCGAGCAGGTGCTGCAGGCCATCGGGGGTTGCGTGGCCTGCCTGCTCGGCCAGCTGCCAGCGGTTCTTTCGGGCTACTGGTGCGAGCAGGCCGCGTACGTAGTCACGCATGCGGCGGCGTAGTTCCACCCGGCCGAAGCGATGGCCGATGTTCACGAAGAGGTCGTCCAGTTCCAGGTTCGACTGCTCGCCAACACGTGCGCTGATCACGTGGGGAAGCTGCCCCCTACGCTGCCACTACCTGCGGCGCTGTCGCACGATCGAGGGGCGGCTCGTCGAAGACCGCCCCTGACCACTCCGCAGCCCGCTACACCCCAGCCGCCCAACCAAACCCGCAGCTCAGACAGCGAAATCCTGCTGGAGTACTAGCGTCACCACCAGTAGACGGGGTAGCGGGAGCTGGCGGAGCGGGCGCGGGAGAGGGCGCAGCCGGCGAGGACGAGGAGGACTGCCGAGCCGGCGAGGAGCGGCACGAAGGTTCTGGGGTCGGGTGTTCTCAGGACGATGACGACGGCGGTCGCGCAGGCCGGGGAGTGCGGGGTGCGGGCCATGGTCATCAGGGCCAAGCCGAGTCCGGCCGCGAGGGCAGCCGCCCATGGGGCACTACCCAGGGCGGCGAGGGTTCCGTATCCGACGGCGGCGCAGATCAGGTGGCCTGCGATCACGCTGCGGGGTTGGGCTAGGGGCAGGTTTGGGACGCTGTGCACGATCGCGGCGGATGCGGCCAGTGGGGGGATGAGGACGGGTTCGTGGATCACAGCGCCGATGGCCGTCAGCGCCAGCATGACGGCGGTGGCGCCGCTGATGCTGTGCAGGGCATCGCGCGGCGTCGGCGGGGCGGGGGCGCGGCCCGCCAAGCGGGGCAGCGCCCGGGCGGATGGCCGGTCGGGCGGGGGTGGTGACGGCGGGATTGTGGTGGTCCGGTCGGTGCTCAAGGAAATGACGTCTTCAGAGGATTGGCCGACGGGCAGGGACCCGATGGCGGTGATTGGCAGGGGCAGGAGTCTCTTCGGCTTGTACCGCTGTGACAGCCACTGCGATCGGCAGGGACGGGGGGACACTGCAGAGGCCCGGTGTGGGGGCGGCCGTGACTCCCCTGGATCATACGAAGCCCGACAAACCGTGCAGCAGCCAGCCCCCCGAACGCCGCGGAGGTAACGACTTCGGACCGCACAGGTGCGGCTCTTCGGGGGTTGTGCTGGCGATTGCTCGCAGCGGGGGCTGGACGGTTGCTCTCCGCGGGGGACCGGAGGTGCTGCCGGAAGTGTGAACCCCCGACATCGAGCGGACGCCACCTGCTGTGCGCGATCGGCTGCCGCCGTCGCTGGAGGCACTGTGCCGGTACGGCGCGGAGTGGACCGCGACGAAGCTGCGGTGGGGTCCTTGACGAGTACGCCGACGTCAAGGGATGACGCCTCCACCATCCGAAACTCCGGGGTCTGTGGCATTCGTGACCGGCACCCCGACCCACAGGATTTGACTATTCCTCACTCGGCCCTGCCAACGCCATTGCGCACCGCGGCCGGTGACTCCCGAACTCATCGATTTTGATCATGTGGCGGGCTGCTGCCGTCGGGTCCGTTGCCCGGGGCCGGCGGTCTGAGCGCCGACGCCGGGGGTTCGCCGGACACCCGTCCCGGCCGGGGAGGGGGCCGAGACCGTGGGGTGTCCGGGTGCCGTACGGATCCGGGCGGCAGCCCGTCGTGCGGGCGGGCCTGCCGCATGACGCCGGGGGAAGGGCGGCATGCGGCGGGGCCCGCTCCCGGAAGCGACCCACCTGCGAGGTGTTCGCTTCCGGTTACCACGCGTCTGTCCCGGCCGCCCTCCCCCAAACGCCTTCCCCTCCAGAGATTCTGAGGGGACGTCAAGGGCTGCTGTGCTCTCGCGGCACGCGAACGCAGCTACGTGGGCCACTCCGGATGCAGTATGGGCCTGCCCGCCGCACTGTGGATGCATGGCGGACCAGACGGAGATCGTGATCCATCCCGTGTCACCGCAGGGCGGCCGCAAGGTCACCGTGCACGCGCTCGGCGTGGACGCGGACCTGGGCCGGGCGTTCACGCCCGGGGACGTGTCGGAATTCCTGCGCCGGGCCGGCCTGGAGGATGTGGACCTGTCCGAGGACGGGCCGATCCGCTGGGAGGGGGGCGGCCCCGAGGTGTGGACCGGCGACATCTGACGCCGCCGGGCACCTACCCAACAGCTATCCAGTCCGGCGGCTTGCTCGGGCGCCATGTCGGCGTACACGTGAACAGACGAGTACGTAGACATCTGGGGCGCTGGGGCTGTCGGCGGGGACGGTACGGCCGTCAGTACCAGGTCCCCGCGCTCTGCCAAGGGCCGACCGCCTGGATTCGCCGAGGTCGCGACTGCTGGGGTCTGTCTGGTCCGGGAAGTGGGCTCGTTCAGGAGTCATCGGCCTGCTGCCGGGGCCGGCGCGCGGTCAGAGGTGCGGACGCGATGCCCCTGCGAGTGCCGGACAGGTCCGAGAGACCGCCGGCTCCCGCTCAACCACTCGGATCCCGCGCCCGGGATGCGATCGAGCACATCGTGCGGGCGGGTCCGTGACGGCGAGGACCTGCACATTCATGCCGAGCCGTTTGTGCTTGCCCGAGTAGTACGGGGTGTCGGCGGCGGTCGGTCGGCAGCAGGGATTGCCTTCAAGGAGGACAGGCCGCCGCGCCAGAGAAGTCGCCGCCTATCTCACGGCGCAGGGAGTCGAGGCAGACCACGGCGTCCACCGCGGGCGACGTCGGTGGCGAACATCGGACTTGCCGGAGCCGCCGGGCCCGACGGCGACCAGGAGTGGGCAATGAGTCAGCGAGTAGGTGTCGGGGCGAAGGGGATTCCCGAAGCCATGCCTCGGAGGCCGACCATGAGGGACTCGCCCAGGAAGCTCACGCCGATGGAGAGCTGGAGGGGGCGTGGTGCGCCGGCGGGCTGCCCGCCGCCATGGACGTCGAACTGGAAAGCACGCGACTGGCCGCCCTCCTCGACGGACTCACCCTCCAGGCAACGCTACTGCGGGACCGCTATCCGCCGACGCTGCTCCGGCAGGTACTCCGTCGACACCTGGACGCCCTCAAAGGCTGCCTGTGCCCCACCGGCCCGGGCGGGGTTCGGGCAGGATGATCCGGCGCACCGGAGGCCACCCGCTGCGGTGGCACCTGCCCGGTTCCGACCGTGATCCGGAGGT from Streptomyces sp. NBC_00190 harbors:
- a CDS encoding HPP family protein — encoded protein: MSTDRTTTIPPSPPPPDRPSARALPRLAGRAPAPPTPRDALHSISGATAVMLALTAIGAVIHEPVLIPPLAASAAIVHSVPNLPLAQPRSVIAGHLICAAVGYGTLAALGSAPWAAALAAGLGLALMTMARTPHSPACATAVVIVLRTPDPRTFVPLLAGSAVLLVLAGCALSRARSASSRYPVYWW
- a CDS encoding TetR family transcriptional regulator C-terminal domain-containing protein, encoding MGNESASRCRGEGDSRSHASEADHEGLAQEAHADGELEGAWCAGGLPAAMDVELESTRLAALLDGLTLQATLLRDRYPPTLLRQVLRRHLDALKGCLCPTGPGGVRAG